The DNA sequence TCTGCTTTTTTGAGCATAAAAAAGATAAAGAATCTTTAATCAATAAGGGTAAAAACATCAAATTTTAGGTGATAAGATGAATGCTGAAATAAAGAAGCTCAACATAAAAGCAGAACAATATTCAAAAAAGCTGGATAAGGTTTTGGAAGAGGTTAAGAAAGCAATAGTGGGCCAGGAAGAGATTTTAGGCAAGCTGTTGATCTCGCTGATAGCAGACGGCCATGTTCTCCTGGAAGGGGTTCCCGGATTGGCAAAAACACTGATGATCCACTCGCTGTCCAGCACATTAAATGCTAAATTCCAGCGCATTCAGTTCACCCCGGACCTGCTGCCTGCAGACATCATGGGCACTAAGATATATGACCACAAATCCAGCACATTCTCGACCAAGAAAGGGCCGGTATTCGCTAATTTCATACTGGCAGACGAGATAAACAGGGCCCCGCCAAAAGTACAGTCAGCCTTGCTTGAGGCAATGCAGGAAAGGCAGGTCACTATCCAGGGCGACACTTTTCCTTTACAGAGGCCTTTTCTAGTACTTGCAACACAAAATCCCATTGAGACAGAGGGAACATACAAATTACCCGAAGCACAGGTTGACAGGTTTATGTTCAAGCTTCTTATCAGCTACCCAAACAGGGAAGAGGAAAAAGAGATAATCAGGCGCTACACAAAAGGGGCGGAATACAAAATAAGCAGAATATTATCTCCTGATGAGATAAAAAAAATTCAGCAGTTCAACACCCGGATCTATGCAGACGAAAAAATAGAGGAATATGTCTCTTCACTGGTTGATGCAACCAGAAATCCGGAAAAGTATGGCCTTGAATTTGGCGGGCATATCGATTACGGCGCTTCCCCCAGGGCATCAATCTGGCTTATTTTAGCTGCAAAGGCCCGCGCGCTTTTAAACAGCCGCGGCTATGTCCTGCCGGAAGATGTAAAAGCCATAGCCTATGATGTTTTGAGACACCGCATAATCCTAAGCTACGAAGCAGAGGCAGAAGAGCTGACTGCGGATGACATAATAAAAAAGGCTATCGACAAGGTCAAATTGCCCTAAGATGAAAACCAGCAAAAATGGCGCAGACGCGGCAGGGCTGCCCTATTCGGG is a window from the Candidatus Woesearchaeota archaeon genome containing:
- a CDS encoding AAA domain-containing protein produces the protein MNAEIKKLNIKAEQYSKKLDKVLEEVKKAIVGQEEILGKLLISLIADGHVLLEGVPGLAKTLMIHSLSSTLNAKFQRIQFTPDLLPADIMGTKIYDHKSSTFSTKKGPVFANFILADEINRAPPKVQSALLEAMQERQVTIQGDTFPLQRPFLVLATQNPIETEGTYKLPEAQVDRFMFKLLISYPNREEEKEIIRRYTKGAEYKISRILSPDEIKKIQQFNTRIYADEKIEEYVSSLVDATRNPEKYGLEFGGHIDYGASPRASIWLILAAKARALLNSRGYVLPEDVKAIAYDVLRHRIILSYEAEAEELTADDIIKKAIDKVKLP